In Pseudomonas sp. P5_109, the genomic window AACGATGAACGCCGCCGCGATGGCCACACCAGCCACCATCAGGCTTAGCGGGTTGTATTGCACCGCCACTTGCTCGACCTGTTCGATCTTCGCCAGGTCGTAGACACGCTTCTTGCGATAGCTGACAAACGCGATCAGCAGGCCCGCCACCATGCCCAGGGCCGGAATGCCCATGGCGTGGGTCACATTGATGCCGCTGATGTCCACCCCGCTGCGGGCGACGTTGGCCAGCAGGATCTCATTGAGGAAGATGTTGCCGAAGCCCACCGGCAGGAACATGTACGGCGTGATCAAGCCGAAGGTCATGACGCAGGCGATCAGGCGACGGTCCAGTTGCAGTTTGGTCAGCACATATAGAAGTGGCGGCACCAGCAACGGAATGAACGCGATATGGATCGGCAGGATGTTCTGCGAGGCGATGGCCACGACCCACAGCAGGCCAATCAGCAGCCATTTGACCTGGCTTCCGCCGTTGGCGTGCTGGCGATCGACCATCGCCAGGGCTTTGTCGGCCAGCGCATGGGCCATGCCGGACTTGGCAATGGCCACGGCGAAAGCGCCGAGCAAGGCATAGGACAACGCCACCGTCGCGCCGCCACCGAGGCCGCTGTTGAAAGCCTTGAGCGTCGCCTCGATACCCAGGCCGCCGGTCAAACCACCGACCAGCGCACCGACGATCAGGGCGATCACCACATGCACGCGGGACAGGCTGAGCACCAGCATGATGCCGACCGCGGCAATTACTGCATTCATTGTCATACCTCTGGACAAGCGAAAAGAGTCCGGCCGGCAGTCTGCGAGAGCCGCCAGCGGATAAAAGGAATGGGTCTTATTAGAGGGCGCGCACTTTGCCGCAGAGTGGGCGCGGTGTCAAAGCTCGTGGGCAATGGGGATATGTATCTGCATGTGATGACCTGTGGCGAGGGGGCTTGCCCCCGTTCGGCTGCGTAACAGTCGCGATCCA contains:
- a CDS encoding Na+/H+ antiporter family protein, translating into MNAVIAAVGIMLVLSLSRVHVVIALIVGALVGGLTGGLGIEATLKAFNSGLGGGATVALSYALLGAFAVAIAKSGMAHALADKALAMVDRQHANGGSQVKWLLIGLLWVVAIASQNILPIHIAFIPLLVPPLLYVLTKLQLDRRLIACVMTFGLITPYMFLPVGFGNIFLNEILLANVARSGVDISGINVTHAMGIPALGMVAGLLIAFVSYRKKRVYDLAKIEQVEQVAVQYNPLSLMVAGVAIAAAFIVQLLLDSMIIGALAGFLIFSVSGIVKWRDTDDLFTEGMKMMAMIGFIMIAASGFAEVMKATGEVQTLVESSAAYIDHSKGIGALLMLLVGLLVTMGIGSSFSTVPILAAIFVPLCVQLGFSPIAIVCIVGTAGALGDAGSPASDSTLGPTSGLNIDGQHHHIWDTVVPTFLHYNLPLLAFGWVAAMVL